The Gallus gallus isolate bGalGal1 chromosome 31, bGalGal1.mat.broiler.GRCg7b, whole genome shotgun sequence genome includes a region encoding these proteins:
- the LOC112531126 gene encoding platelet glycoprotein VI-like — MAPMAVALILGWWLVAASRAQQLPRPSLSLHPSQRVSLGDTVTLRCHLPLPAAWVWLYLEGRWSYAKYIDKKQDTTEFSFRSASHDQAGTYLCQYQVSESEDVSVMSDPVELVLTDRSFPPPHISIHPEERVGTGTNVTIHCWNKDYGAAFLLHKDGRSDPIQHLVPDDVGAVSFTVFGVTPADSGTYRCSYHPKNYPFLSSPLGDSVTLEVTPTPAPPGAELVSRGNLVVAVVRGCAAVLIFALGIFFVIDARSLWIRRDESLGGEGI, encoded by the exons atggcaccaatggcagtGGCCCTCATCCTTG gttggtggctggtggctgcgagcagggcacagcaac tgccccgaccctccctgtcactgcaccccagccagcgggtgtccctgggggacactgtcaccctgcgctgccacctgcccctgCCGGCTGCCTGGGTCTGGCTGTATCTGGAAGGACGTTGGTCATACGCCAAGTACATTGACAAGAAGCAGGACACGACAGAGTTCTCCTTCCGTAGCGCAAGTCATGATCAAGCAGGTACATATTTGTGCCAGTACCAGGTGTCTGAGTCAGAGGACGTATCAGTGATgagtgaccccgtggagctggtgctgacag ATCGCAGTTTCCCCCCACCTCATATCTCCATTCACCCCGAGGAACGTGTGGGGACAGGGACCAATGTCACCATCCACTGTTGGAACAAGGACTATGGGGccgccttcctcctgcacaaggatggACGCTCAGATCCTATCCAGCACCTGGTCCCAGATGATGTTGGCGCAGTCTCCTTCACCGtctttggggtgaccccagctgacagtggcacctacaggtgctcctatcACCCCAAGAACTACCCCTTTCtgtcctcaccccttggggacagcgtgaccctggaggtgacacccacaccTGCACCCCCAG gtgctgagtTGGTGTCCCGtgggaacctggtggtggcagtggtgaggggctgtgctgctgtcctcatCTTTGCCCTCGGCATCTTCTTTGTCATCGATGCCCGCAGCCTCTGGATACGGAGAGATGAGAGTCTGGGTGGGGAAGGGATTTAA